One Perognathus longimembris pacificus isolate PPM17 chromosome 2, ASM2315922v1, whole genome shotgun sequence DNA segment encodes these proteins:
- the LOC125346230 gene encoding cytochrome P450 2C55-like isoform X11: MDAFVVLVLGLSCLFLFLLWRQSSGMGKRGRLPPGPTPLPIIGNILQIDFKDMSKSLINLSKVYGPVFTVHLGMKPTVVVHGYKAVKEALEECGDEFSGRSVSPFIERSNKCGGIIFSNGKKWKEMRRFSLMTLRNFGMGKRSIEERIQEEAFCLVEELRRTNGSPCDPTFILGCAPCNVICSIVFQHRFDYKDQIFLKLMEKLNENFGVSNSPWMQIFRAFPSIMKHLPGNHKKVLKNFADINSYILEKIKEHQETLDINNPRDFIDCYLIKMEQEKHNQMSEFVIESLVASVNDLFVAGTETTSATLRHGLLLLLKHPEVTAKVQEEIESVIGRHRSPCMQDKSCMPYTDATVHEIQRFIDLIPNNVPRVATCDIRFRDYHIPKGTTLISSLTSLLHDSKEFPNPEKFDPGHFLDESGHFKKSDFFLPFSTGKRACVGEGLARMELFLFLTTILQNFKLKSLFDPKDINTDPIVSTFGHLPRFYQLSFIPL, translated from the exons ATGGATGCATTCGTGGTCCTCGTTCTGGGTCTCTcctgcctttttctctttttactctgGAGACAGAGCTCTGGGATGGGGAAAAGGGGGAGGCTCCCTCCTGGCCCCACTCCTCTCCCAATTATTGGAAATATCCTACAGATCGACTTTAAGGACATGAGCAAATCCCTGATAAAT TTGTCAAAAGTCTATGGCCCTGTGTTCACTGTGCATTTGGGTATGAAACCCACTGTGGTGGTGCATGGCTACAAAGCAGTGAAAGAAGCCTTGGAGGAATGTGGAGATGAGTTTTCTGGTAGAAGCGTTTCCCCATTTATTGAGAGAAGTAATAAATGCGGTG GGATTATTTTCAGcaatggaaagaaatggaaggagatgCGACGCTTCTCACTTATGACTCTGAGGAATTTTGGAATGGGGAAGAGGAGCATTGAAGAACGCATTCAAGAAGAAGCCTTCTGCCTTGTGGAGGAGTTGAGAAGAACCAATG GCTCACCCTGTGACCCCACCTTCATCTTGGGCTGTGCTCCCTGCAATGTGATCTGCTCCATTGTTTTCCAGCATCGTTTTGATTATAAAGATcaaatttttcttaaattgatggaaaaattaaatgaaaactttGGGGTTTCGAACTCCCCATGGATGCAG ATCTTCCGTGCTTTTCCATCTATCATGAAACATCTCCCAGGGAATCATAAAAAAGTGCTTAAAAATTTTGCTGATATAAATAGTTATATtctggagaaaataaaagaacatcaAGAAACCCTGGATATCAACAATCCTCGAGACTTTATCGATTGCTACCTGATCAAAATGGAACAG GAAAAACATAATCAGATGTCTGAATTTGTCATTGAGAGCTTGGTGGCCAGTGTAAATGACTTGTTTGTAGCTGGAACAGAGACAACAAGCGCTACCTTGAGACATGGACTCCTGCTCCTGCTGAAACACCCAGAGGTCACAG CTAAAGTCCAAGAAGAGATCGAAAGTGTGATTGGCAGGCACAGGAGCCCATGTATGCAGGACAAGAGCTGCATGCCCTACACAGATGCCACTGTGCATGAGATCCAGAGATTCATTGACCTCATCCCTAACAATGTGCCTCGTGTGGCTACCTGTGACATCAGATTCAGGGACTATCACATCCCCAAG GGCACCACCTTAATATCATCGTTGACATCTCTGCTGCATGATAGCAAGGAATTCCCCAACCCAGAGAAGTTTGACCCTGGCCACTTTCTAGATGAGTCTGGCCACTTTAAGAAAAGTGATTTCTTCTTACCTTTCTCAACAG gtaaacgAGCATGTGTTGGGGAGGGTCTGGCCCGCATGGAGCTGTTTTTGTTCCTGACCACAATTTTACAGAATTTTAAGCTGAAATCTTTGTTTGACCCAAAAGATATCAACACTGACCCAATAGTCAGCACGTTTGGCCATTTGCCACGTTTTTACCAGCTCTCCTTCATTCCTCTGTGA